One window of the Pirellulales bacterium genome contains the following:
- a CDS encoding pectinesterase family protein, whose product MAAEPETASPKTGTEFSLPPDITVAADGSGDFHTVQEAVASIPHNNHERKIISIKPGVYKEKIRVNAGNITLRGENRNNTRLEFPQLADDFTSHPDDIGRGVINVHGDDFVLDNLTVANTAGVIGKHAFAIYGTADRTVIVDSDVLSEGNDTVSLWKGQSGRYYHARCNFRGSVDFVCPRGWCYVTDCSFYEVKSTAAVWHDGHVNEDMKYVLHNCKFDGVKGWCLARHHVDAQFYFLDCTFSSTMADRPPRRVIYPLGSAPATDSDKQRNADLDKQNLWGERAYFFNCHRDGGDYAWFADNLSTAAGSPKPEQITAAWTFNNTWNPEHPQPAAIKDFKSMEGKIAVTFTSDVTVKGKPRLELKRNAFAEYASGSGSNTLQFTLPEGATDVQVVKFDLNDGAIINSEASAALTPANLQLVKVDNQK is encoded by the coding sequence ATGGCCGCAGAGCCGGAAACTGCATCGCCAAAAACCGGTACGGAGTTTTCACTGCCGCCTGATATTACCGTCGCCGCAGACGGCAGCGGCGATTTCCACACGGTTCAGGAAGCTGTCGCTTCGATTCCGCACAACAACCACGAGCGAAAAATTATTTCCATCAAGCCCGGCGTGTACAAAGAAAAAATCCGGGTGAATGCCGGCAACATTACTTTGCGCGGAGAAAATCGTAATAACACGCGGCTCGAATTTCCGCAATTGGCCGACGATTTCACCAGCCACCCCGATGACATTGGCCGCGGCGTTATTAACGTGCATGGCGATGATTTCGTGCTCGACAACCTTACGGTGGCCAACACGGCCGGCGTCATCGGCAAGCATGCCTTTGCCATTTATGGCACGGCCGATCGAACGGTCATCGTCGACAGCGACGTGCTGAGCGAGGGGAACGACACGGTCTCGCTATGGAAAGGTCAAAGCGGACGATACTACCATGCGCGCTGCAATTTTCGCGGATCGGTCGATTTTGTTTGCCCGCGAGGTTGGTGTTACGTGACGGATTGCAGTTTCTATGAAGTCAAATCTACGGCCGCCGTGTGGCACGACGGCCACGTGAACGAAGACATGAAATACGTGTTGCACAATTGCAAATTCGACGGCGTGAAAGGCTGGTGCTTGGCCCGCCACCACGTCGATGCCCAGTTTTATTTTCTCGATTGCACATTTTCCAGCACGATGGCCGATCGACCGCCGCGGCGAGTGATTTATCCGCTGGGCAGCGCGCCGGCCACCGATTCTGACAAGCAGCGCAATGCCGATTTAGATAAGCAAAACTTATGGGGCGAACGGGCTTATTTTTTCAATTGCCATCGCGATGGCGGCGATTATGCGTGGTTTGCCGATAATTTATCCACCGCCGCCGGTTCTCCCAAGCCGGAACAAATTACTGCGGCTTGGACCTTCAACAATACCTGGAATCCAGAACATCCTCAGCCCGCCGCGATCAAAGATTTTAAATCTATGGAAGGAAAAATTGCGGTTACATTCACGAGCGATGTCACCGTCAAAGGAAAGCCGCGCTTGGAGCTTAAGAGGAATGCATTTGCCGAGTACGCCTCCGGCAGCGGCAGTAACACGCTCCAATTTACCCTTCCGGAAGGCGCCACGGATGTTCAAGTGGTTAAGTTCGATCTGAATGATGGTGCAATTATCAATTCCGAAGCCAGCGCGGCGCTAACCCCCGCCAATCTCCAACTGGTGAAGGTCGACAATCAGAAATGA
- a CDS encoding DUF1570 domain-containing protein produces MHVGAPRFRFRFLCRLAGALAICAAVCGCATWHTAPKSSAELPERFTVALDQLLIHSNFEIPSQHRLLQEINAERVDISSQLNLPISDEKIHVYLFKEPEQFYEFIRLKYPNFPDRRAFFIETDTKLSVYAYWGDRVAEDLRHEVCHGYLHSMVQNLPLWLDEGLAKYFEVPRGTHGMNSTLLVELDKQAKQGRWRPDIRRLEALRSPAEMTECDYAEAWSWVHWLLETDPAHKSLLQEYLTDLRRTGTPTPLSLYVRRLPGDPEHQLFDYIVRLQGGQ; encoded by the coding sequence ATGCACGTGGGGGCACCGCGGTTTCGTTTTCGATTCCTTTGCCGGCTGGCAGGAGCACTGGCGATTTGCGCCGCAGTTTGCGGCTGCGCTACATGGCACACTGCTCCCAAATCTAGCGCGGAGCTGCCCGAGCGGTTCACCGTGGCGCTGGACCAGTTGCTCATTCACAGCAATTTCGAAATTCCAAGCCAACACCGGCTGCTGCAGGAAATCAATGCGGAACGAGTGGACATTAGCAGCCAGCTGAACCTGCCCATCTCGGACGAAAAGATCCACGTTTACTTGTTCAAAGAGCCGGAACAGTTTTACGAATTCATCCGGCTAAAATATCCTAACTTTCCTGACCGCCGAGCGTTCTTCATCGAAACCGACACCAAGCTTTCGGTGTACGCTTACTGGGGCGATCGAGTGGCGGAAGACCTGCGCCACGAAGTGTGCCACGGCTATTTGCATTCAATGGTGCAAAACTTGCCGCTGTGGCTGGACGAGGGATTGGCCAAGTACTTCGAAGTGCCGCGCGGCACGCATGGGATGAATTCCACCTTGCTAGTCGAGCTGGACAAGCAAGCCAAGCAAGGACGGTGGCGGCCCGATATTCGTCGGCTGGAAGCGCTGCGCTCGCCGGCGGAAATGACTGAATGCGATTACGCCGAAGCCTGGTCTTGGGTGCACTGGTTGCTCGAAACCGACCCGGCACACAAATCCTTGTTGCAAGAATATCTAACCGACCTGCGCCGCACGGGCACGCCAACTCCGCTTTCGCTGTACGTGCGACGACTGCCGGGAGACCCCGAACACCAGTTGTTCGATTACATTGTCCGGCTGCAAGGCGGACAATAA
- a CDS encoding GntR family transcriptional regulator, with the protein MSRFLFQAFPGSGVPLYRQLVDQVRRHAATGRVQASDFLPSVRQVAQELQINPMTVSKAYSILEREGVLENVRGQGMRLKTPSGNGTIRDRRQALKPLLEQVAATAYQLSLPPSDVLRLLEPMLEDLNRE; encoded by the coding sequence ATGTCACGCTTCTTGTTTCAGGCTTTTCCGGGTTCCGGCGTGCCGCTGTATCGGCAATTGGTCGATCAGGTGCGCCGGCACGCTGCCACGGGGCGGGTGCAAGCCAGCGATTTTTTGCCCTCGGTGCGGCAAGTCGCCCAGGAATTGCAAATTAATCCCATGACTGTTTCCAAGGCCTATTCGATTTTAGAGCGGGAAGGGGTGCTGGAAAACGTGCGCGGCCAAGGCATGCGCTTAAAAACGCCGTCGGGCAACGGAACGATCCGCGACAGGCGGCAAGCGCTCAAACCACTATTGGAACAAGTGGCTGCCACGGCGTATCAGCTTTCGCTGCCGCCCAGCGACGTATTGCGATTGCTCGAACCCATGCTGGAGGATCTCAATCGTGAGTAA
- a CDS encoding GNAT family N-acetyltransferase, translated as MIGFRTFRNSDPPHLAKIWRTRSGLRGYVQPMNITLLDRLVLSKLYFDPAGLVLATDDDLPIGFAHAGFGPVEDESALSYEMGAAILTIVAPHPQETTIAAELIARSEAYLCHSGAKLIYGGGIRPLNAFYVGLYGGSELPGILDSDAQHQSFFRAAGYREIDRTVVLHRELSDFRPLVDRQQMLLRRRVRVEYTCDPPLRTWWEICTLGDFTRLQFRLYLKDEAEPVGMTTLVDMETFSHAWGARTAGLIDVWVEEPYRRQGMGIWLVGEILRQAAEQGYGLIEVQTMQQNAPALAMYAKLGFQQVDSGVVFRKET; from the coding sequence TTGATTGGCTTTCGTACTTTTCGTAACAGCGACCCGCCGCACTTAGCCAAAATTTGGCGCACGCGCTCCGGATTGCGGGGTTACGTGCAGCCAATGAATATCACGCTGCTTGACCGGCTGGTGCTTTCCAAGCTGTACTTCGATCCGGCCGGCCTCGTGCTGGCCACGGATGATGATCTGCCAATCGGTTTTGCGCACGCGGGCTTTGGCCCGGTCGAAGATGAATCGGCCTTGTCGTACGAAATGGGCGCAGCCATTTTGACAATCGTGGCGCCTCATCCGCAGGAAACTACAATTGCCGCGGAGTTGATCGCTCGCAGCGAAGCCTATTTATGCCACAGCGGAGCGAAATTGATTTATGGCGGCGGCATTCGCCCGCTCAATGCGTTTTATGTCGGGCTGTACGGCGGCAGCGAATTGCCAGGCATACTGGACTCTGACGCGCAGCATCAAAGCTTTTTTCGCGCCGCAGGTTACCGCGAAATTGACCGCACTGTGGTGTTGCATCGAGAGCTCTCCGATTTTCGACCGCTTGTCGATCGGCAACAAATGCTGCTGCGGCGGCGCGTGCGTGTGGAATACACATGCGATCCGCCGTTGCGGACGTGGTGGGAAATCTGCACGCTCGGAGATTTCACACGCTTGCAATTCCGATTGTATTTGAAAGATGAAGCCGAGCCCGTCGGAATGACCACGCTGGTGGACATGGAAACATTCAGCCACGCCTGGGGCGCGCGAACCGCAGGGCTGATTGACGTGTGGGTGGAAGAGCCGTATCGCCGGCAGGGAATGGGCATATGGCTGGTCGGCGAAATTTTGCGCCAAGCCGCCGAGCAAGGTTACGGCCTGATCGAAGTGCAAACCATGCAACAGAATGCGCCGGCCCTAGCGATGTATGCGAAGCTCGGCTTCCAGCAGGTGGATAGCGGCGTTGTGTTTCGGAAAGAAACATGA
- the ispG gene encoding (E)-4-hydroxy-3-methylbut-2-enyl-diphosphate synthase, producing MIAIQRNPTRAVRIGSVTIGADHPIAVQSMTATATQDVAATVAQVRNLEQAGADVVRIAVDNRKDAEALAEIRRQTRANLAVDLQENYRLVTDVAPHVDKVRYNPGHLYHHEREKPWQEKVKFIAQAAAQHDCAIRIGVNCGSVDPAKKEKYDPADSITPMLESAWEHCDLLDQLGFTRYCVSLKDSDPKKVIEVNRRFAERRPDVPLHLGVTEAGLPPDGIIKTRIAFEQLIGHGIGDTIRVSLTVPNPRKGEEIAAGRSILADIAAGRVRSVVDFGLKTLNIISCPSCSRVENEAFVELAQQVKEMTQFAEDHSITIAVMGCRVNGPGETDDADLGLWCGPNFVNLKRRSEELGAFPYDKILPRLREELDALIANGDK from the coding sequence ATGATTGCCATTCAACGTAATCCAACTCGGGCGGTGCGAATCGGGTCGGTGACCATCGGCGCCGATCATCCCATCGCTGTGCAAAGCATGACGGCTACCGCCACACAGGACGTGGCCGCCACCGTGGCGCAAGTGCGCAATTTGGAGCAGGCCGGGGCCGATGTGGTGCGAATTGCCGTCGATAACCGCAAAGATGCCGAGGCGTTGGCTGAAATTCGCCGTCAAACGCGCGCGAATTTGGCGGTCGATTTGCAAGAGAATTATCGCCTGGTAACTGATGTCGCTCCGCATGTGGACAAGGTGCGCTACAATCCCGGGCACTTGTACCATCACGAGCGTGAAAAGCCGTGGCAGGAAAAAGTGAAATTCATTGCCCAGGCCGCCGCCCAGCACGATTGCGCCATTCGCATTGGCGTGAATTGCGGCAGCGTCGATCCGGCGAAGAAGGAAAAGTACGATCCGGCCGATTCGATTACCCCCATGCTCGAAAGCGCCTGGGAACATTGCGACTTGCTGGACCAGCTCGGTTTCACTCGTTATTGCGTATCGCTCAAAGATTCTGATCCGAAAAAGGTGATTGAAGTCAATCGCCGCTTTGCCGAGCGCCGGCCCGATGTGCCATTGCACCTGGGCGTAACCGAGGCAGGCCTGCCGCCCGATGGAATCATTAAAACCAGGATCGCGTTCGAGCAGCTCATCGGCCACGGCATTGGCGACACCATTCGGGTATCGCTCACGGTTCCCAATCCACGGAAGGGGGAAGAAATTGCTGCGGGGCGTTCCATTCTAGCCGATATTGCCGCTGGCCGGGTACGCAGCGTGGTCGATTTCGGCTTGAAGACGCTGAACATCATCAGTTGTCCAAGCTGTTCCCGAGTGGAAAACGAAGCGTTCGTGGAATTGGCCCAGCAAGTGAAAGAAATGACTCAATTTGCCGAAGATCACAGCATTACCATCGCCGTGATGGGTTGCCGCGTGAATGGTCCCGGCGAAACCGATGATGCCGACTTGGGCCTGTGGTGCGGTCCGAATTTTGTGAACCTCAAACGCCGTAGCGAAGAACTGGGCGCGTTTCCGTACGACAAAATTTTACCCCGGCTGCGAGAAGAACTGGATGCTTTAATTGCAAATGGCGACAAGTAG
- the thiL gene encoding thiamine-phosphate kinase: METDFLRWLRQQLPPHPLLKLGIGDDAAVLATAGRNDVVVTTDLIADGVDFDLKIHSPEQIGHKALAINLSDLAAMAAQPLAAVIALNLPRQNGSELAQKLYEGMLPLAERFHIALAGGDTNSWDGRLVISVTVLGETTLDGPLCRSGATAGDRIIVTGVFGGSILGRHLDVAPRVEEALLLHQRYPLRAGIDCSDGLSLDLWHVCEESRCGAIIDLDKIPIATAAHELSKQREDGVSAIEHALSDGEDFELILAVPPAAAEQMLVDQPLDGVRLTDVGEFIAARRLLSRNSAGQITPLAPHGFQHVFS; the protein is encoded by the coding sequence ATGGAAACTGATTTTCTGCGCTGGTTGCGCCAGCAGTTGCCTCCTCATCCGCTGTTGAAGTTAGGCATTGGCGACGATGCCGCGGTATTGGCAACCGCAGGGCGAAACGATGTGGTGGTAACCACCGATTTAATCGCCGACGGCGTTGATTTCGATTTGAAAATTCATTCGCCCGAGCAGATTGGGCACAAGGCGCTGGCAATTAACCTCAGCGATTTAGCGGCGATGGCCGCCCAACCCTTGGCGGCGGTGATTGCCTTGAATTTGCCGCGGCAAAATGGCAGCGAACTGGCACAAAAGCTGTACGAGGGAATGCTGCCCCTGGCGGAGCGTTTTCACATTGCCTTGGCCGGCGGCGACACGAACAGTTGGGATGGCCGGCTAGTAATTAGCGTAACGGTGCTGGGCGAAACCACGCTGGATGGTCCCCTTTGCCGCAGCGGGGCTACGGCGGGAGATAGAATTATTGTCACCGGCGTTTTCGGCGGCAGCATTTTAGGGCGGCATTTAGATGTCGCGCCGCGCGTGGAGGAGGCGCTGCTATTGCATCAGCGGTATCCACTACGGGCGGGAATCGACTGTAGCGATGGGTTATCGCTCGATTTATGGCATGTGTGCGAAGAAAGCCGATGCGGGGCAATTATCGACTTGGATAAAATTCCCATTGCCACGGCTGCGCACGAACTTTCCAAACAGCGCGAAGACGGCGTATCGGCCATCGAACATGCGCTGAGCGATGGGGAAGATTTTGAATTAATTCTGGCTGTTCCGCCCGCGGCGGCGGAGCAAATGCTGGTCGATCAACCGCTGGACGGCGTGCGGTTAACAGATGTGGGTGAATTTATCGCCGCAAGGCGGCTGCTGTCACGAAATTCCGCTGGACAAATTACGCCGCTAGCGCCGCACGGCTTTCAACATGTATTTAGTTAA
- a CDS encoding nucleoside deaminase: MDPLMQAAIAEAEAGYAEGGIPIGSVIVHQGKIIGRGHNRRVQKGSAILHGEMDALENAGRQPARVYRQCVLYTTLSPCPMCSGTILLYGIPHVIVGENQTFMGEEELLRGRGVKVEVLQDPRCIELMRRFIREKPELWNEDIGV, translated from the coding sequence ATGGACCCATTGATGCAGGCCGCCATTGCAGAAGCCGAGGCCGGCTATGCCGAAGGGGGCATTCCCATCGGCTCGGTGATTGTGCATCAGGGTAAAATCATCGGCCGCGGGCACAATCGGCGGGTGCAAAAAGGAAGTGCAATCTTGCACGGCGAAATGGACGCCCTGGAAAACGCCGGGCGCCAACCGGCCCGGGTTTACCGCCAGTGTGTGTTGTATACCACTCTTTCCCCGTGCCCCATGTGCAGCGGCACGATTTTATTGTACGGCATTCCGCACGTCATCGTGGGCGAAAATCAAACGTTCATGGGGGAAGAAGAATTGCTGCGAGGCCGCGGCGTGAAAGTGGAAGTGCTGCAAGACCCGCGCTGCATCGAACTCATGCGCCGCTTCATCCGCGAGAAGCCCGAGCTGTGGAATGAGGATATTGGCGTGTGA
- a CDS encoding ABC transporter ATP-binding protein, with translation MSNLETASRPTTARDSTELLIDVSGLRKQFKQGKEVLRGVNLEVPRGTVLGLLGKNGAGKTTLIKCLLGLLKPTDGSATLLGENAWDLSAQAKERLGYVPQVVTLYTWMKVKHLMAYTAAFYRNWNAELGAELVQRWEIPLDDFFGMLSVGQQQRLAIVLSLAYEPELLILDEPAASLDPMARREFLSEVLNIADQLNRTVVFSTHITSDLERVADTVAILKEGKIAYHGELGELKDSIKRLHFSAAAPLPSSFVVPGALSTRIDGHHAMVATRDLSPELISALCHQWKADVQIEDLSLEEIFLEMHQP, from the coding sequence GTGAGTAATTTAGAAACCGCGAGCCGGCCAACGACGGCCAGGGACTCGACCGAACTACTAATCGACGTGAGCGGCTTGCGAAAGCAGTTCAAACAGGGCAAGGAAGTACTGCGCGGAGTGAACCTGGAGGTTCCGCGGGGAACGGTGCTGGGCCTCTTGGGCAAAAACGGCGCCGGCAAAACGACCCTCATCAAGTGCCTGCTCGGTTTGCTGAAGCCGACCGACGGATCGGCAACGCTGTTGGGGGAAAATGCCTGGGACCTGTCGGCTCAAGCCAAGGAGCGGCTGGGATATGTTCCGCAGGTTGTGACACTGTATACCTGGATGAAGGTGAAGCACTTGATGGCGTACACGGCCGCATTCTACCGGAATTGGAACGCCGAATTGGGGGCAGAATTGGTGCAGCGCTGGGAGATTCCGCTGGACGATTTCTTTGGAATGCTTTCCGTCGGTCAGCAGCAAAGGCTGGCGATTGTGCTGTCGCTGGCCTATGAGCCCGAGCTGCTGATATTGGATGAACCGGCCGCGAGCCTGGATCCAATGGCCCGGCGCGAGTTTTTGAGCGAGGTGCTGAACATTGCCGATCAGCTGAATCGGACGGTCGTTTTTTCCACCCACATTACCAGCGACCTGGAGCGCGTGGCGGACACCGTGGCGATTTTGAAGGAAGGAAAAATCGCATATCACGGCGAGCTCGGCGAGTTAAAAGATTCGATCAAGCGGCTGCATTTTTCGGCGGCGGCGCCTTTGCCAAGCAGTTTCGTTGTGCCCGGCGCGCTGTCGACGCGCATCGATGGCCACCATGCCATGGTGGCCACGCGCGATTTGTCGCCGGAGCTGATCTCGGCATTGTGTCACCAATGGAAGGCTGACGTGCAGATTGAGGATTTGAGCCTGGAAGAGATTTTCCTGGAGATGCACCAACCATGA
- a CDS encoding trypsin-like peptidase domain-containing protein, translated as MTNCLVRRVPRFCRSTLCWIAVSGLVSLAQLGTCRSGQASEARRTAIVQAVEGARDAVVNIRGQKTLIGDDDPLARPDVPHKVNGMGTGIVIDERGYIITNFHVVDGVTKIEVTLSDSTTCVGQVVSTDPKNDLAIVKIDLPRKLPVISIGTSSDLMVGETVIALGNAFGYEHTVTRGIVSALHRNVQISDTQSYEDLIQTDASINPGNSGGPLLNIDGEMIGINVAVRAGAQGIGFTIPVDKAMIVAAKLMSVERVERKWHGAKTGDTPGHPDGAVVTSVEEDSPAAKCGLKSGDVITSVDSKRVARSEDFERAMLGRPAEQDASVTVRRNNQPVELKLALTDLPKRGSNPADAAWEVLGLKLQPISSQQFQQYQSRYHGGLTVTAVRPDSPAAKQGIRRGDVLVGMHIWETVSLDNVDYVLNRPDFSDIQPIKFYILRGSETLYGHLPVSLERR; from the coding sequence ATGACTAATTGCCTTGTCCGTCGCGTGCCTCGATTTTGTCGGAGCACGTTGTGCTGGATTGCAGTCAGCGGCTTAGTGAGCTTGGCCCAACTTGGCACGTGCCGCTCCGGCCAAGCCTCCGAAGCCCGTCGCACCGCCATTGTGCAAGCAGTAGAAGGGGCGCGCGACGCGGTGGTGAACATCCGCGGGCAAAAAACCCTGATTGGCGACGACGATCCTTTGGCCCGGCCCGATGTGCCGCACAAAGTGAATGGGATGGGCACCGGAATTGTGATTGACGAGCGCGGTTACATTATCACCAATTTCCACGTGGTCGACGGCGTCACCAAAATTGAAGTGACGTTGTCCGACAGCACCACCTGCGTGGGCCAGGTGGTTTCAACCGATCCGAAAAATGATTTAGCGATCGTGAAAATCGACCTGCCACGCAAACTGCCGGTGATTTCGATTGGCACCTCCAGCGACCTGATGGTCGGCGAAACGGTCATCGCGCTGGGCAACGCCTTCGGATACGAGCACACGGTTACGCGGGGAATCGTCAGCGCCTTGCACCGCAATGTGCAAATTAGCGATACGCAAAGCTACGAAGACCTGATTCAAACCGACGCCAGCATCAACCCCGGAAATTCCGGCGGGCCGCTGTTGAACATCGACGGCGAGATGATTGGCATTAACGTTGCCGTGCGGGCCGGAGCGCAAGGCATTGGGTTTACCATTCCGGTCGACAAAGCGATGATCGTGGCGGCAAAGTTGATGAGCGTGGAACGGGTCGAGCGAAAATGGCACGGCGCGAAAACCGGCGATACGCCCGGCCATCCGGATGGCGCGGTGGTCACCTCCGTCGAAGAAGACAGCCCGGCCGCCAAATGCGGACTAAAGTCGGGCGATGTCATCACGTCTGTCGACAGCAAACGGGTGGCCAGATCGGAAGATTTTGAACGGGCGATGTTGGGCCGGCCTGCCGAGCAAGATGCGTCGGTCACGGTGCGACGCAACAATCAGCCGGTCGAACTGAAGCTGGCCTTGACCGATTTGCCTAAAAGGGGAAGCAACCCCGCCGACGCCGCCTGGGAAGTATTGGGGTTGAAATTACAGCCGATTTCGTCGCAGCAGTTCCAGCAGTATCAATCGCGGTATCACGGCGGATTAACCGTCACCGCAGTACGGCCTGATAGTCCGGCCGCCAAGCAAGGAATTCGCCGCGGCGACGTGCTGGTGGGGATGCATATTTGGGAAACCGTCAGCCTGGATAACGTCGATTACGTGCTCAACCGGCCCGATTTTTCCGACATTCAGCCGATCAAATTCTACATTCTGCGCGGCAGCGAAACGCTGTACGGCCATCTGCCGGTGTCGCTGGAACGACGATAA
- a CDS encoding Rieske 2Fe-2S domain-containing protein produces MAWQRITAVENCPPGKSLEVVAGDRVIALFNVAGEFFALDGVCPHQGGPLAEGELTGCIVTCPWHGWQFDVRTGQHQLSRNLQQPSLETKVETGAVWVNVSE; encoded by the coding sequence ATGGCCTGGCAGCGAATTACCGCCGTGGAAAATTGTCCGCCGGGAAAGAGCCTGGAAGTGGTCGCCGGCGATCGGGTAATAGCATTGTTTAATGTGGCCGGCGAATTTTTTGCCCTCGACGGCGTGTGCCCGCATCAAGGCGGGCCGCTGGCGGAAGGGGAACTTACCGGCTGCATCGTCACTTGCCCTTGGCACGGCTGGCAGTTCGACGTGCGCACGGGGCAACATCAACTTAGCCGCAACCTGCAGCAGCCGAGCTTGGAAACCAAAGTGGAAACCGGCGCGGTGTGGGTAAATGTGTCTGAATGA
- a CDS encoding glycoside hydrolase family 16 protein — protein MPNRLAMLLAGCAVLLLVPQARAENPTSESSKSTTAPPSAGASNENRAPSDKAAEYQLVWSDEFNQDGRPDPKNWTYEHGFVRNHEAQWYQPENARCENGLLIIEARREKFKNPNYDASANSQRWQRSREYADYTSCSMTTRGLHEWTYGRFEMRGRIDTSAGLWPAWWTLGRGRWPAAGEIDIMEYYRGILKANIAWAGEQNRGGATWNSAVRQISRFPADWSSKFHIWRMDWDENDIKLYVDDMLLNDQDLTKTIDNDARKTNPFVAAPQYMILNVAVGGDNGGDPSQTTFPSKMEVDYVRVYQKHAADRINHETGDKGTSQKNNGQKTDSPNSDDTKG, from the coding sequence ATGCCAAATCGCTTGGCCATGTTGCTTGCTGGTTGCGCGGTTTTGCTGCTTGTGCCGCAGGCGCGCGCAGAAAATCCAACCTCCGAGTCGAGCAAATCGACCACAGCACCGCCATCCGCCGGCGCGTCGAACGAAAACAGAGCGCCGAGCGACAAAGCAGCAGAGTATCAACTGGTGTGGTCTGACGAATTCAATCAAGATGGCCGGCCTGATCCGAAAAACTGGACCTACGAGCACGGCTTTGTCCGCAACCATGAAGCCCAATGGTATCAGCCCGAAAACGCGCGCTGCGAAAACGGTTTATTGATTATCGAAGCCCGCCGCGAAAAGTTCAAAAATCCGAACTACGATGCCAGCGCTAATAGCCAGCGCTGGCAGCGCAGCCGCGAATACGCCGATTACACTTCCTGCAGCATGACGACGCGCGGCCTGCACGAATGGACCTATGGCCGGTTCGAAATGCGCGGCCGCATCGACACCAGCGCCGGCTTGTGGCCCGCTTGGTGGACGCTGGGCCGCGGCCGTTGGCCGGCCGCCGGCGAAATCGACATCATGGAGTATTATCGGGGCATACTGAAGGCGAACATCGCTTGGGCTGGCGAACAAAATCGGGGCGGCGCCACCTGGAATTCCGCGGTCCGGCAAATTAGTCGCTTTCCGGCAGATTGGTCGTCGAAATTTCATATTTGGCGCATGGATTGGGACGAGAACGACATCAAGTTGTACGTGGATGATATGCTGCTCAACGACCAAGACCTGACGAAAACCATCGATAACGATGCTAGAAAAACCAATCCCTTTGTTGCCGCGCCGCAGTACATGATTTTGAACGTGGCCGTCGGAGGCGACAACGGCGGCGATCCTTCGCAAACCACTTTTCCCTCCAAAATGGAAGTCGATTATGTCCGTGTCTACCAAAAGCATGCAGCCGATCGCATAAATCATGAAACTGGCGACAAAGGAACCAGCCAAAAAAATAACGGCCAAAAAACAGACAGCCCGAACAGCGACGATACAAAAGGTTAA
- a CDS encoding type II toxin-antitoxin system HicB family antitoxin: MKFFVNIDRDEDGVWIVECPSIPGCVSQGKTKDEALANIQDAIRSCLEVRAEKGLPLTIETRQIEVEA; the protein is encoded by the coding sequence ATGAAATTTTTCGTGAATATTGATCGGGATGAAGACGGCGTGTGGATTGTAGAATGCCCATCCATTCCCGGCTGCGTTAGCCAAGGAAAAACAAAGGACGAGGCATTGGCTAATATTCAAGATGCCATCCGTTCATGCTTAGAGGTGCGTGCGGAAAAAGGTCTGCCCCTGACTATTGAAACTCGGCAAATCGAAGTGGAAGCATAA
- a CDS encoding DUF2442 domain-containing protein translates to MSTAANDDPRIQSVEVTADLITAHLTDGRIISVPLVWSWRLANATPQQRAEYEIIGQGEGVHWPQLDEDIGARGMLSGVPARPPKQTA, encoded by the coding sequence ATGAGCACTGCGGCTAATGACGATCCCCGCATTCAAAGCGTCGAAGTGACCGCGGATTTGATTACAGCGCACTTGACCGATGGCCGCATCATCAGTGTGCCGCTGGTTTGGTCTTGGAGGCTGGCCAACGCCACGCCACAACAGCGAGCAGAATATGAAATTATCGGCCAAGGAGAAGGTGTCCATTGGCCACAACTTGATGAAGACATCGGCGCCCGAGGGATGTTGAGTGGCGTACCGGCTCGGCCACCCAAGCAAACCGCGTAA